In the Limanda limanda chromosome 10, fLimLim1.1, whole genome shotgun sequence genome, one interval contains:
- the LOC133011956 gene encoding short coiled-coil protein B-like yields the protein MTNSTGDLCDQAELEEKTRLINQVLELQHTLEDLSSQVDAVKEENLKLRSENQVPGQYIENLISASSVFQTSEIKSKQK from the exons GTGACCAGGCTGAGCTGGAAGAGAAGACGAGGCTCATCAACCAGGTTTTGGAGCTTCAGCACACTTTAGAAG ACCTGTCTTCCCAGGTGGATGCTGTCAAAGAGGAAAACCTGAAGCTAAGGTCGGAGAACCAGGTTCCGGGTCAGTATATTGAGAACCTTATTTCTGCCTCCAGTGTCTTCCAGACCAGTGAGATCAAGAGCAAACAAAAGTAA